A genomic stretch from Oryzias latipes chromosome 24, ASM223467v1 includes:
- the LOC110017755 gene encoding uncharacterized protein LOC110017755: protein MAKEDKDDIQPSETVVKKGATGLLRLFQGRSRRNEDEDVKQEKLDNRDETSITALSVAGQLEPTSRGQREDPGEDDSTKSRMRHRWCHRFSSVVVCMRRDQGSLKKPQEELKTASLIEVEGDHRVVFKVNKKFNVRTKFSRFLTSNISCRSAKRAGDRKGSEALQNLPGKLSRFFVIKKKTRSITQENAENKRVEEDPVGFDVQADESIELQAAPVSPKSFEDETSRTFQTGLPEVENLTNNRVSVQVESPEVDLCDSVKVMVDFGDQQSSQQKINQGNSLSLQSSINGPSIRIELCPPVQQDEEEEECWASGPYSTHVLHLPGFNPSERQLHHTACSLVQTAMTAAMDQLTKEQQLGCIN from the coding sequence ATGGcaaaggaagacaaagatgacaTTCAGCCAAGCGAGACAGTTGTAAAGAAGGGGGCAACCGGTCTGCTAAGGCTGTTTCaggggaggagcaggaggaacgaAGACGAGGACGTAAAACAAGAGAAACTGGACAACAGAGATGAAACCTCCATAACCGCTTTATCTGTTGCTGGACAGTTGGAGCCAACCAGTAGGGGGCAACGTGAAGATCCCGGTGAGGATGACAGCACCAAGAGCCGGATGAGGCATCGGTGGTGTCATCGATTTTCCTCGGTGGTAGTTTGCATGCGAAGGGACCAGGGTAGTTTAAAGAAGCCACAAGAGGAGCTAAAAACAGCTTCACTCATTGAGGTGGAAGGAGACCATCGTGTGGTTTTCAAAGTCAATAAGAAGTTTAACGTGAGGACAAAGTTCAGCAGGTTCTTGACCTCAAACATCTCTTGCCGATCTGCTAAACGGGCTGGAGACAGGAAGGGCAGCGAAGCTTTACAAAACCTCCCAGGAAAACTGAGTAGGTtctttgtgattaaaaaaaagacacgttCCATCACACAggaaaatgcagagaacaaaagGGTGGAGGAGGATCCAGTTGGTTTTGATGTTCAAGCAGATGAATCCATTGAACTGCAAGCAGCACCAGTCTCACCAAAGAGCTTTGAAGATGAGACAAGTAGGACATTCCAAACGGGTCTCCCAGAAGTTGAGAACCTCACCAACAACCGTGTTTCAGTCCAGGTTGAGTCACCAGAAGTAGACCTTTGTGATTCTGTCAAAGTCATGGTAGACTTTGGCGATCAGCAATCCTCTCAGCAAAAGATCAATCAAGGCAACTCCTTGTCCCTTCAGTCTTCCATCAACGGACCCTCAATTCGGATTGAGCTCTGTCCACCAGTCCAacaggatgaagaagaggaggagtgtTGGGCAAGCGGCCCTTACAGCACTCATGTTCTCCATTTGCCGGGCTTCAACCCCAGTGAGCGGCAGCTCCATCACACGGCATGCTCGCTGGTCCAGACCGCAATGACTGCTGCCATGGATCAACTAACCAAAGAGCAGCAATTGGGCTGCATCAACTGA
- the LOC101159402 gene encoding C-1-tetrahydrofolate synthase, cytoplasmic, whose product MLFLAARTLHSGVSCCQGGRRFIATVISGNKTSRLVRQKLKKQVEKMKSEFSGFRPSLVVLQVGDRDDSNLYISTKLKAAAEIGMDAKHVRLPKTATQEEVLQSIMSVNENPSVHGLIVQLPLDSVNQIDSELITNAVSPDKDVDGLSCINAGKLSRGDMKDCFIPCTPNGCMELIRQTGVSVAGKHAVVIGRSKIVGAPMHDLLLWNHATVTTCHSKTPDLPEQVSRADILVVGAGRAEMVRGDWLKEGAVVIDCGINHVPDETKASGKRVVGDVHYASANQRAGFITPVPGGVGPMTVAMLMENTVQSAQRFLLRKQLCR is encoded by the exons ATGTTGTTCTTGGCTGCTCGTACGCTCCACAGTGGGGTTTCCTGTTGCCAAGGTGGCAGGCGCTTCATAGCAACAGTCATCTCTGGCAACAAGACATCGAG GTTGGTGAGGCAGAAACTGAAGAAGCAGGTGGAGAAGATGAAGAGTGAGTTCTCAGGGTTCAGACCCAGCCTGGTGGTTTTGCAG GTGGGAGACCGAGACGATTCCAACCTGTACATTAGCACCAAACTGAAAGCTGCAGCTGAG ATTGGCATGGATGCCAAACATGTGCGGCTGCCAAAGACAGCAACACAGGAAGAG GTCTTGCAAAGCATCATGTCCGTCAACGAGAACCCATCTGTCCACGGTCTGATTGTCCAGCTGCCTCTGGATTCTGTCAACCAGATTGACTCTGAGCTCATCACCAACGCCGTCTCTCCGGATAAGGACGTAGATGG TTTGAGTTGCATAAATGCAGGAAAGTTATCCCGGGGAGATATGAAGGACTGTTTCATCCCCTGCACCCCAAATGGCTGCATGGAGCTCATCAGACAGACAG GCGTGTCGGTGGCAGGCAAACATGCGGTTGTTATAGGCCGCAGCAAAATTGTTGGAGCTCCAATGCATGACCTGCTGCTGTGGAACCACGCTACTGTGACCACCTGTCACTCCAAGACGCCTGACCTACCGGAGCAG GTAAGCCGGGCCGACATCCTGGTGGTGGGGGCGGGCAGAGCAGAGATGGTGAGAGGAGACTGGTTGAAGGAGGGGGCGGTGGTCATCGACTGTGGCATCAATCATGTCCCAG ACGAGACCAAAGCCAGCGGCAAGCGGGTGGTTGGAGATGTCCACTAtgcttcagccaatcagagagcaGGATTTATTACACCGGTTCCAGGGGGGGTGGGGCCAATGACAGTGGCCATGCTGATGGAG aaCACGGTGCAGAGCGCTCAGCGTTTCCTCCTCAGAAAGCAGCTGTGCAGGTGA